GAGAGCTGCCAGGCCGCTCATGTGCTTAGAAAGCAGTACGTACAGCCCCCAAGGAATAATCCCGTTCAGAAGAAGCGTTAAAATAACGTAATTGCGTTTTGACATGTATAATCAATCCTTTCAAAATGGTAGTTTCTTTTACATACCGACGGTCGGTTTCTATACTTGTATCTTATAATACCGACCGTCGGTATGTCAACTGTTTTTAGGGAAAAAATTACCTTTCTCTATTATAAAGAAAGCTTACTGAATTGGCTGTAAAGAATTTGTTGGACTGACGCTTTTCTCCATGCCATGGCGCTTACCTATTTCGGGCAGGAAACGCACCCATTTTTATTTTTCACCCTAAATAATGAGTCAAACCAATCATGCTGATCAAACCCAGTATAAAGGAAAAAGTCGCCGGCACTTCATTGCCGTCCCCATGACTCTCAGGAATGAGTTCTTTATAGACAACAAACAGCATGGCACCCGCGGCAAATGCTAACCCATATGGAACAAGTCCGGTAAACGTTCCGGTGAATCTAAGACCTATGAAGGCAGAAAGCAATTCAACAACCCCTGTAAGGCCAGTGTACAGGAATGCCCGGAATTTGCTTACCTGATTGGTGGTGAGATAAAGAGCAATTAAGAGACCCTCCGGCACATTCTGCAGTCCAATAGCAAGAGAAACAAGCGGGCCCAAATCATGTTGGCTCATCGCATAGCTGACGCCAACGGAAAGCCCTTCCGGTAGATTATGAATAGACATGGCTGCTAAAAAAGCAGGGCTCTGGAACGGTCCATAGAGGCATCCGAATGATTTAGATCTACATGCGGCACCAGTTTCTCCATCAGCGTAAGAACTGTTGTACCCAGGAGGATTCCGATGAATAAAACGGATAAATTAGAAAGCTTTAGCGCTGAAGGGATGAGCCCATAAGTTGAGGCGGTGACCATAATCCCTCCATCAATCATTGACATACAAGAAGAATATGGAACAAGTCTGCCTGCCATGACAAATTGATTCCGCCTGTATTGAAATCTTCTACAGTTATATTTATACTTAATCTAAATATAATGAAAAGAGATGAACCTACATGGAGAAAATAAATTTAACCTCTCAGCGCAAGGCGATCCTGGACATTGTCCAGCATAGCGAAGATCATCCCACAGCTGCGGATATTATTGAACGTTTGCGGGATAAAGGGCAGCATCTGGCTTATGGTACCGTGTACAATTCGCTGCGTTATCTGTCAGATACCGGGCTGATTCGCGAGCTGAAGCTTGGAGAAGCCTCCAGCCGATACGACGCGAGAACGGATGACCATCATCATATCATATGCAAGCGATGTGGACGGGTAGATGAGGTTCTAACTGAAACGCCGATCCAGTGGGTGAAGCAAGTCGAGCAGGAGACTTCTTATCTCATCGAAGATTCGCAAGTCGTGTTTGAAGGAGTGTGTGCGGCATGCCAAGCAGCGAGCAAGTAGTCGAAAGTACTGACGTACAGTTGTCTTATGGATCTGATGGCAGCAGAGCGGCAGACATAGGATCAGACTTAGGGGCAGACATAGAGGGAGCTTACTGCACGGAATCAAGCAGGATTGCCATCGTAAGTCCTTTTCCGAACAAGCACAGTGAGCTGGTAAAAGAATTAACGCAGCAGTGCTACGATGTCATGCTGTTTCATCGGGCCGATTCGCTTGCGATCATTGGCCTGCCAATGGATGCGGTCATCATCGATGTGAAAGCGCTGGACGTATCGGACGATAGACACAAGCTGCAAGAGTGGGCCGACAGAGCCGGAAAAACCACACCGCTGCTGTGGATCGCATCTCGTGAAGGCACATCCCGTGAAGGGCTGCACAGCGAAGCGATCCATCAGCTTGGAGGTGCGGTTGCTGCTTCCCATCAGGTGCAGGATACAGTGAAGCTGATCAAGAGCCTGCTTCAGCAGCAGTCTCCGCAGCCCCCTCATGATATCCAGGACGAAGCGGGCAGCTACACCTTTAAGGATTTGAAGCTGGATGCGAGAAGAATGACGCTGACCGTAGCTCATAGGCCGGTTGTTCTAACCAAGACGGAGTATCTGCTGCTGCTCTTCCTCCTCGAATCGGATGGTGCGGTGCTCCAGCGTGAAGAGCTGCTGAACCGTGTGTGGGGCTCCCACTATTTTGGCGGCAGCAATGTTGTGGATGTTCATATGAAAAGCTTGCGCAAAAAACTTGGGGACTCGGCTTCGCATCCTGAGTACATCGTCACAGTCCGCGGCGTCGGATACCGTTTGGCTACCTAGTCCTTTATATAGTCATCTACGTAGTCACTTTCATTGTCCATTACGTAGTCATCTTCATCTAATCTTCATGATAACTTCATGCAAAACTCATGAACGCTTCCTTTTTACATGATAAGATCTATCTAAGATTTAGATCAAGTCTAATTATAAAGGAGAACATGAGACATGGAGCATAGATTAACGACCAATCAAGGCGCGCCTGTAGGCGATAACCAGAATTCCCGGACTGCTGGACGAAGAGGGCCGACATTAATTGAGGATTACCATCTGCTTGAAAAAATCGCTCACTTCGATCGAGAACGTATTCCAGAGAGGGTTGTTCATGCCAGAGGAGCGGGAGCGCACGGGGTATTCGAGGTGGAGAACAGCATGAGTGCTTATACCAAAGCCCATCTGTTCCAAGAGGCTGGACGCACCACACCTGTGTTTGTCCGATTCTCCACGGTTATTCACGGCACGGGTTCACCGGAGACCGCCCGTGATCCACGGGGCTTCGCGGTGAAGTTCTACACCAGCGAAGGCAACTATGACATTGTCGGAAATCATCTGCCGGTATTCTTTATCCGCGATGCGATGAAATTCCCGGATATGGTACATTCGCTCAAGCCTGCACCGGACACGAACATACAGGATCCCGCGAGGTACTGGGACTTTATGACACTTACTCCGGAGTCCACGCACATGCTGACCTGGGTATTTTCCGATAACGGCACGCCTGCCAACTATCGTCAAATGGATGGCTTCAGCGTTCACGCCTTCAAGTGGATCAATGCGGCAGGACAGATCACTTACGTGAAATACCACTGGAAATCCGTTCAGGGCGTCGTCAATTTCTCTGCGCAGGAGGCTCAAGAGATGCAGGGGAGGGACTTCAATCATGCTACGCGGGATCTGTATGATCAGATCAAAGCAGGCAATTTCCCACGCTGGGAGCTCAAGTGCAGTTGATGTCACCGGAGGACATCGACAACCTCAGCTTCGATCCGCTGGATCCTACGAAAACATGGCCGGAAGATCAGTATCCGCTGCATAAAATCGGCACGATGACGTTAAATCGCAACCCGCAGAGCTTTTTCGCGGAGGTTGAACAGTCTGCGTTCTCACCGAGCGCGCTGGTGCCTGGCATTGAGACTTCGGAAGATAAGCTGCTGCAAGGACGCCTGTTCTCCTACCCGGATACGCAGCGGTACCGTCTGGGCGCGAACTACCTGCAAATTCCGGTGAACTGCCCTTATGCCCCGGTTCGCAACCATCAACGTGACGGCTTCATGAACGTGAACCAGGACCCTTCGCCAGTGAATTATGAGCCTAATAGCTTCGTAGACAGCCCGAAGGAGGTGCCTTCTTATACCGACACACCATCTCCGATCGTGGGTCAGGGAGCACGGCAGCAAATCGAGAAAACCGACGATTTCACGCAGGCGGGCGAGAAATACCGCAGCTACACGCAAGAAGAGAAGGATCACTTGATCCATAATCTCGTCAACGATCTGAAGCAGACCCCGCAAGACATTCAGCTGCGGGCGATCTGCAACTTTTTCCGCGCCGACATCGAATACGGCATGCGTGTCGCGGCAGGCCTGGGCGTGGATGTAGGCAAGCATATGCCTCAGTCACGGCCGTGAGGGTAATGAAAGGGAGACTTTTACTCTTGTAGGAACCATGAATCTATCAATAAGCCAAAATCAAGAAGCTAAGCGAGTTGTGATTTGCTTGGCTTTTTGGCTTTTCCAGACAATACAAAAGTCGCTCCTCTAGTATTTAGTACTACCGGAATGGAATATATTCCCGCTTATCTGGTTTTTTATTGTACAATATGATTAAAGAGGAGGCGATTGTTATGGGAGCAAAATCACCATATACTCCGTTTAAGTTAGATGGGACAAGTATTCCGCCAGCCAAAAGCGGTTTAAAAGTAATGGACGGGAAGAAGCTCGCCGCACTGGCCGAAGCCAAACAAGCCCTTCGGGAAGTTGCAGCTAGCAGACATAAGTCATGATGATATAAAGAAAACCCACAATCAGCGTCCTGATTGTGGGTTTTCGCTTTTCAAGCACATAGGGAAGTCCACGAATGTTATTGATCGTTACAGACATGGACGCATGTATTCTCTTTGCTTCACTTCTCCGCATTCTTCTCCCTGTACTGCCCCGGCGTCATGCCTTCGAGCTTGCGGAAGGAGCGGATGAAGTTCTGCGAATTGTTGTACCGCAGCTTCGCGGAAATATCTTTGATCGGCATGTCGGTCTCCGCCAGCCATTTTTTCGCCATGTTGAACCGGTAGGCTGTGAGGTACTCACTGAACGAATGATTCGTTTCCTTGCGGAAAATGCTGCTCAAGTAATTCGCATTGTAATGAAGCTGGGAGGCACATTCCTCCAGGGTCAGATCGGTATCGTAATAGCGCTGTACGAGATCGATGATCTTTTCCGAGATGTTGTGGTACTGGGCATCCTGCCGGTCGCGGAAAATCCGGATCATCGGATGGACGACCTGCGTCCAATACCAGTCCTCGATATCCGCGGCGGTTTGCAGATCCAGCAGCTCTTCAAATAAGGAGCCCTTTCCTTGATGAATCTGATTCAAGCTCACGCCCGATTCCTGCATGACAATCAGCAGATTATTCAGGAGTCTCGCCAGCGGGATCTGGTAATCCTGCGGAGATAACGGCGCATCCAGCACGGATTGAATCA
This genomic window from Paenibacillus hexagrammi contains:
- a CDS encoding ZIP family metal transporter, whose amino-acid sequence is MSIHNLPEGLSVGVSYAMSQHDLGPLVSLAIGLQNVPEGLLIALYLTTNQVSKFRAFLYTGLTGVVELLSAFIGLRFTGTFTGLVPYGLAFAAGAMLFVVYKELIPESHGDGNEVPATFSFILGLISMIGLTHYLG
- a CDS encoding ZIP family metal transporter, whose translation is MAGRLVPYSSCMSMIDGGIMVTASTYGLIPSALKLSNLSVLFIGILLGTTVLTLMEKLVPHVDLNHSDASMDRSRALLF
- a CDS encoding Fur family transcriptional regulator, with amino-acid sequence MEKINLTSQRKAILDIVQHSEDHPTAADIIERLRDKGQHLAYGTVYNSLRYLSDTGLIRELKLGEASSRYDARTDDHHHIICKRCGRVDEVLTETPIQWVKQVEQETSYLIEDSQVVFEGVCAACQAASK
- a CDS encoding response regulator transcription factor, with amino-acid sequence MPSSEQVVESTDVQLSYGSDGSRAADIGSDLGADIEGAYCTESSRIAIVSPFPNKHSELVKELTQQCYDVMLFHRADSLAIIGLPMDAVIIDVKALDVSDDRHKLQEWADRAGKTTPLLWIASREGTSREGLHSEAIHQLGGAVAASHQVQDTVKLIKSLLQQQSPQPPHDIQDEAGSYTFKDLKLDARRMTLTVAHRPVVLTKTEYLLLLFLLESDGAVLQREELLNRVWGSHYFGGSNVVDVHMKSLRKKLGDSASHPEYIVTVRGVGYRLAT
- a CDS encoding catalase-related domain-containing protein — translated: MNVNQDPSPVNYEPNSFVDSPKEVPSYTDTPSPIVGQGARQQIEKTDDFTQAGEKYRSYTQEEKDHLIHNLVNDLKQTPQDIQLRAICNFFRADIEYGMRVAAGLGVDVGKHMPQSRP